DNA from Methanobrevibacter sp.:
TATTCATATTAGCTGTAATAACAGGAATATGTGAAGTAGTTATTGGCTATCCCCTTATTACTTCAATAGCACTGTTAACACTAGCACTTTTCCTTGATATTGTATTTAATAAAAAATGAGAAATTAAAAGTTAAAATAAACAATTTATTTTAACTTATTTATTTTTTAAAGCTGAATAGCTTCTTGAACAACTTCGTCGTTGTCTTCGCCCTCATATAAAATATGGGCTAATTTCAGCAACTTATCCAAACCTTTAACTTCATCCTTAAATAGAGGCACCTCAGCAATATGCTGGTCTTGGAATTTTTGGTCAATTAAAGCCAAGCGTTTTTGTTGTAATTTATGTCTGGAGTGGCAGAAATCACAGTCGCAAATATCAGGCATTACCTGATTTACAATAACACTGTCAACAGTAATATCATATTTACCGAGAGCTTCCAATGCCCTTTCAGATTCATAAATTGACATCTCTTCCGGGATTACGACCATTTTAAATGTTGTCCTATCAGGATCGGACAAAACTGTTTTTGCCTTATCGATTTGTTCTTTAGTTCTTTTTAAATCTTCAGAAGTTTTAGGATCATCAACCGCCTCCATAAACGGCATGATTTTCTTTAAAGCATTTGTTGCAGAACCCAATTTTGTTTTAAGCATTATCATTTTACCTACCCATGAATCCATTACTTCAGGAAATGACAATAATCTTAAAGTGTGACCGGTTGGTGCAGTATCGAATACAACAACATCATATTCGTCAGAATTCATTACATTCATAAACATTTCAAATGCAGCCGCCTCATCAGCACCCGGTGAGGAAGACGCCATGTCCAGTTGATCTGATAAAAAGTCCATACCCAACAAACCACCCTCGTCAGGATTGGATGCTTTTTGAGCTTCCAATTGCGCCTGTTTTTGAGCCATCGCTTCATCAGGGTCAATTTCAACAGCAAACAAGTTAGTTTTAATCTCACGAGGATAACTTCCTATTGGCATTTCCAATGAATCAGCCAATGAATGTGCAGGGTCAGTTGATACAATTAATGTTTTTTTACCTTGTTCAGACAACCATAATGCAGTAGCAGAAGAAACAGAAGTTTTTCCAACCCCTCCTTTACCACCAACGAAAATAAATGTTGTTTTATCTTTATTAAAATTAAAATAATCTTTAAATGCCAAGCAATTTACCTCCTTAATAAAATTACTTTTAGAGTAGTTTAAATCCCATATACTTACCACCCACGCGCTTTTTCAGATGAAATTGGCAATTTTTGGCAACCATATGATTTAATTAAACTTACTTTTGGTTACTAAATGATATTTAATGTTTTATAGTATATAAAGTTAGTTATTATTAATGAGAACAGATATTAAATAATTTAATCAATTAGCAAAATATTCCAAATAACTGGTTTATAAGTTCTATATCCAAACTTCCAATATATTCTTCCACATCACTTAAATTGTTGTTTGCTGCGATCCCATTATTTAAATGAGCAATACCATTGCTGCTGATTCACCAGACAATAATCCCAATAAATAGCTTTTCAATTCCAACACAGATATTCCCATACCTGATGTTTCATTCAAATTATATTGTCTGTTTCAATTATACATATCATTGATACAAAACATGATAAGCATACAAACTAATATTAAAATCTTTAAAAAAGTAGCAACAATAAGAATTTCACCTTTCTTACTTCCAACAATCATTCCTCATTGTATAAACATATAGCCCAATAACTTCATTCAATATTAATATATATAAATTAATAATTACAAATTATTTTATGTATAGATGATAAGGTTGGTGAGAAAATTAGTGAAATTCCAGAATTAAACTGTAAGAAAACAAAAAAAGACATTGCTGAATTTATTAAATCAAAAGTATCTGAATCTAAAACTGATGGAATTATAATTGGTTTAAGCGGAGGAATTGATTCAACACTTTCAGCCTACCTATCCTGTGAAGCAGTTGGAAGAGAGAATGTTTTTGGAATAACTTTGCCATCCACTACCACACCAACAGAAGATAAAATTCATGGCGTTGATGTAGCTAAAAAACTAGGAATCGAATATAAAGAAGTGGGAATTGACACTATTTTAAATGAATATTTATCTGTAACTCAATTAGACAGTGATAATTTAGCTATCGGAAATTTGAAAGCTAGAATTAGAATGT
Protein-coding regions in this window:
- a CDS encoding ArsA family ATPase; its protein translation is MAFKDYFNFNKDKTTFIFVGGKGGVGKTSVSSATALWLSEQGKKTLIVSTDPAHSLADSLEMPIGSYPREIKTNLFAVEIDPDEAMAQKQAQLEAQKASNPDEGGLLGMDFLSDQLDMASSSPGADEAAAFEMFMNVMNSDEYDVVVFDTAPTGHTLRLLSFPEVMDSWVGKMIMLKTKLGSATNALKKIMPFMEAVDDPKTSEDLKRTKEQIDKAKTVLSDPDRTTFKMVVIPEEMSIYESERALEALGKYDITVDSVIVNQVMPDICDCDFCHSRHKLQQKRLALIDQKFQDQHIAEVPLFKDEVKGLDKLLKLAHILYEGEDNDEVVQEAIQL